TCTTCACAAGAGGTTAATCAAAGGCTTgagaaaataatttctttctGCCCTGTAGGAAGGGAGAAAAAAATGGCATATAAGGCCCAcgtttaattttgttttatctgTCTTTTAATATCGTTGTATCTTATTGGTTAAAGAGAAAAAGCAGAAAAGCCTCCTTTGAAGATAAGATTATAGaatgaaaatgataaaagaGATTGAATCATGTAAATGGGAAAGCAACTGAAGTCTTGAAAGGATGGCAATAATACAGCTATGGATATATAACTGTATTAATGGAAATATTATATGTGTAAGTGAACCAATGATATGTTAATAGGTCATTGTTGAAAATGATTGATGGTTTATACCATTATTGCAATGGTAACTACTGCAGAGaattgtaaaaaagaaaaagaaaaatcccaataaaaaaaccccaaaagaatgtattgataatttgatattttagatGGCTAGTGGAAAGACAAGCCGCctctcaaataataaaaaagagaagagaggcgtgaaattttttatctataaacTTTCTCATTCTAAatattaacattaaaaaaaaaaaaatcaaattcatcatTATAAAGTTTCATAAGCCAACATCAACATATGACACTTTGCACTAAGTGGATTTTCGaatgatttttttgaaacacaacttttttttagggaaagAGAACATTTCATACTTTATTTTAATACATGGATTTTCATGTCTTCATAAATCTCCTTACCTAGTTACAGCAAGTGGACCTAGTGGAGACCAAATTGCCTTGATTTGAGCTTATTATCTTTCAAACATATGTCGGGTAAATTAAGGTTTCATAACCATATATAAGGTATAatgaaatcttcatttcatttgCAAAAAGGGACCTAAAAAACCATCCTGATTAATTCTAGCTTGAATATTTTTGATCACATATAACTTATTTCTCGACTTTGTTAGTGGCAAAAAGTGGTTGGAACAAGCTAGCAAATTTGTCAACTCTATTACCTAACATGTCTCACGAGTATAAAAGAGagataagcaaaaaaaaaatccatagtATAAAAGCCTCACCTTTTGTAGCAAACTAGACTTTTTGTGAAGGATCATCATGGATACCCATGGAATACTACCAGAAAGAATTCCATATACTATAGCCGCCCATGATTGCACCAATCCTGCAACAACCCCAATATAATAATGTCACCGTGACACCTATCTTATGTATCGAATATATGTATCTTCTTTCTCAATATGCGATTTATATGATCTACAAGTCGATAGATGAATGATGCATAAGTCCAATTCATGAGATTCGTTCTCTCAATCTCGCAAAATTTTCTCAGGTGACTaagtgaataataataataataataataataataataataataataataataatgagactTATAATAAGGATTTggtcaaaaaaatacaaacctgCTCCTGGAGTAATGCAAGCAAGCCCGGTCATCATGCCCTGAACAGCTCCAATCACAGAAGGTTTCCCAAAGAACACAACGTCTAGAGATGTCCAAACAAGAAGACTGGTGGCTGCACTTATGTTGGTGTTTATGACTGCTATTGAAGCGTCAACGTTTGCTGCGTAGGGTGCTCCACCATTGAAGCCTGACCAACCCATCCACAATAGCCCAGCACCAGCAAGCATAAGTAAAACATTGTTAGGAGGAAACCTCTCCCTATCACTCTTCAGCCTCGGCCCAACCTATACCAATTTAGTATTATATTAGTGTGATAGGAAAAACATGGTATCTTCTGATGAAATCTTAGAATTAATATCTTGTTTGATTTTATATTGTAATATTAGATTGTGGAGTAAAAAAAAGGACATCTCActtaagaaaataacaataagtatgattttgggtagatttagatgacgaaaattaataaatttatcaattccTAAATAGCCTGTTGAGAATCTATAACTGAATCcgaaattttaaaactaagttTCGGTTGTTATTGTTATAGTGCCTTGATTTGAGAAGATCTTGTGTTGAAGATCTTGTGTATAcgtacgtgtgtgtgtgtgtgtgtatggaTTAAGTAGATTTGGAGCATATAAGTGATCATGAAGATTGATTAATTGTATAAGATTAGCCCTAATTCTTTGgattatcattttgttttttctacCTAAGAACTTAGTTAACCAAAGACAAAAGTAAAAGAATGGTACCCAATAAGCTGCAGTGAAACCAGAAATCCCAGAGGAAAGATGGATAACATAGCCGCCAGAGTAATCAATGGCACCCCAATGGTAAAGAAACCCACCGCCCCAAAGACTGAAGGCTCCCACAGTGTAGCAAAACACAAGCCAAAGAGGCACAAAAACCATCCACGCCTTGATGTTCATGCGCCCAAGCACAGACCCAGCTAGCAAAATGGTGGTAATGGCAGCAAAAGTGAATTGAAAGTACACAAGAGAGGCCATAGGATACAAAGGCTTGATGAGAGTCTCAGGGACTTTTGCTTGGTGGACAAGATACTTTTGGCCTAAAGCCGGTGCACCTTTACCCCAAAAGGGAAGGAGTTCATCACCAAAAGCCATGCGAAAGCCCACAAGGACCCAACAAATAAGCACTGCAGCAAAGGCATAAAGAGCCATGAAAGCTGAGTTCACAGCCCATTTCTTCTTGACTATGCTGGCATAGAGAACAACAAGACCAGGCATGCTTTGAATGCCCACGAGAGTGGCTGCTGTCATTTGCCATGCGTTGTCTCCTTTGTTTAGCCATTCAGGCACTGCTGGGGTAACAAGGCTATAGGCTGGGGTAGCGTCCATAACTCTTTGCCTCTTTGCTTCTTTAGGCCAATATGTACCTGTGTTTAAAAAGCTTTGGTTTCCTAAGCTAGTTCATTTATAGtggggttttttgttttgccGTTTTGGCGATCAATTCACAAAGTGAACATCCATGGAGTCATCGTGGTCGTCTCTCTGGCTTACTAGTCTGAATTCTTTGGAAGCTTCCAGTGAACTAACActcaaaatttaggtacaattCATAAAgtattcaaataaatttaattatatacttatattggtcaatgcataaaataaaataaaaaatagaacaagATACCCTTAATTTCATACATTTTatagttgtgatttttttattaaaaaaaaaaccaataatgtACAAACTAACACATCatatatgtaaaatttaaaatgagcTGAaataaatagatttatttctaaTAGGAATAGTAATGtattttttaagaacaattaaatttaaccatAGAATTCATTAGCCAAACATGTACATAACTGATttttattcccttttttttaaagaaaaaactgttaattttattaaagaaaatccaaatcaaCTTGAATTACAGAATTGAGACATGGATGATATCAGCTTGAACATCCTCGCCCCACAACATAAAAcacataattgaatttaattaagaaattagaaatttttttcatgaaCGAGAGACTAGAAGTTGGACCTAATTTTGTTCCCATTTGACATATTTAGGCTATAgttaattaaccaaaaaaaaaaaagctacggTACTGAGAATTGCACATGTGAACAATTCTCAGTACTGTAGCTTTTTCGAATGTATTTGGACCTTGGAGGCGCGTTAAATAGTATGAATTTATAAAAAGCGGTCGGTCTATTCCACACACGTGAACTTGTGGTGAAGTTGCTTTTGGTTGATGGGTCAAGGCCACATGG
This genomic stretch from Castanea sativa cultivar Marrone di Chiusa Pesio chromosome 9, ASM4071231v1 harbors:
- the LOC142610138 gene encoding ammonium transporter 2-like, with product MDATPAYSLVTPAVPEWLNKGDNAWQMTAATLVGIQSMPGLVVLYASIVKKKWAVNSAFMALYAFAAVLICWVLVGFRMAFGDELLPFWGKGAPALGQKYLVHQAKVPETLIKPLYPMASLVYFQFTFAAITTILLAGSVLGRMNIKAWMVFVPLWLVFCYTVGAFSLWGGGFLYHWGAIDYSGGYVIHLSSGISGFTAAYWVGPRLKSDRERFPPNNVLLMLAGAGLLWMGWSGFNGGAPYAANVDASIAVINTNISAATSLLVWTSLDVVFFGKPSVIGAVQGMMTGLACITPGAGLVQSWAAIVYGILSGSIPWVSMMILHKKSSLLQKVDDTLGVFHTHAVAGLLGGLLTGLLAEPDLCALILKNPHTRGAFYGSEGWVQFLKQLAAATFVIGWNVVSTTIICLGIKLFIPLRMPDEQLVIGDDAVHGEEAYALWGDGEKYDPTKHGWHASLHSDTAPSPYINNGARGVTINL